Proteins encoded by one window of Bacillota bacterium:
- a CDS encoding proline/glycine betaine ABC transporter permease encodes MIDFVIPLADWVNAGFKVISYHLSPILRSLSEILEVLIRQFESILLWPPEAVLMALTGLIVWRLATPRLAVFAVLGFLAAFGMGVWEETMATIALALSGTAVSLLFGVPLGILASQNNMAERIIRPVLDFMQTLPSFVYLIPAVMFFGMGKVAALVATMIFAMPPAVRLTNLGIREVSGEMVEAARAFGSNRWQTLMDVQLPLALPTIMAGVNQCIMMSLAMTVIASMIGAGGLGLVVLRSMQTLDIGMGAVGGISIVILAILLDRLTETISRKQKAGRDI; translated from the coding sequence ATGATTGATTTTGTAATTCCGCTTGCAGATTGGGTTAATGCCGGGTTTAAGGTGATAAGCTACCACCTTAGTCCTATTTTACGCTCATTAAGTGAAATTCTAGAAGTCTTAATTAGGCAATTTGAATCTATTCTATTGTGGCCTCCTGAAGCTGTTTTGATGGCTCTTACCGGGCTAATTGTTTGGCGGCTGGCAACCCCACGCTTAGCCGTTTTTGCAGTATTAGGCTTTCTCGCTGCCTTCGGCATGGGGGTTTGGGAGGAAACAATGGCCACCATTGCCCTGGCTCTTTCGGGAACAGCCGTTTCGCTCCTTTTTGGGGTTCCACTGGGAATTTTGGCCTCCCAAAATAACATGGCCGAGCGTATTATTCGGCCGGTATTGGATTTTATGCAGACTCTGCCCAGTTTTGTGTATCTTATTCCGGCAGTTATGTTTTTTGGCATGGGGAAGGTCGCGGCTCTGGTGGCAACCATGATATTTGCCATGCCGCCCGCTGTGCGTCTAACCAATCTGGGCATACGCGAGGTGTCCGGGGAAATGGTGGAAGCGGCACGGGCATTCGGTTCAAACAGGTGGCAAACACTAATGGATGTGCAGCTGCCTCTGGCCCTGCCTACTATCATGGCAGGAGTGAATCAGTGTATCATGATGTCACTGGCAATGACAGTCATAGCTTCTATGATCGGGGCCGGCGGACTGGGCCTGGTAGTCTTACGATCCATGCAGACCCTTGATATTGGTATGGGGGCCGTAGGTGGCATTAGCATAGTTATATTGGCCATTCTTCTGGATCGCTTGACAGAAACCATATCTCGCAAGCAGAAAGCGGGTAGGGATATATAG
- a CDS encoding High molecular weight rubredoxin, producing the protein MADSFNPKTLHKISYGLYIITSKQEKRINGQTANTLVQISADPVTIAVSINKQNFTNEFIRQSKVFNVSILAQETPLSLIGQFGFKSGRDVDKFEAVQYKLGANGAPYIIDSVLAYMETEVIQEVDAGTHSIFIGKVTGGEVLKEGTPMTYAHYHQIKRGSVPKTAPSYTLPQKERTDDAMDKYVCNVCGYVYDPALGDPENDIAPDTPFEKLPDDWVCPVCGAGKDEFEKES; encoded by the coding sequence GTGGCAGATAGTTTTAACCCAAAAACTTTACACAAGATAAGTTACGGTCTTTACATCATCACATCCAAGCAAGAAAAGCGCATTAACGGGCAGACAGCAAATACGCTGGTACAAATCTCCGCTGATCCCGTTACTATTGCCGTAAGTATTAATAAGCAAAACTTTACCAATGAATTCATTAGACAGAGCAAAGTTTTTAACGTTTCCATTCTGGCCCAGGAAACTCCCCTGTCCTTAATTGGCCAATTTGGATTCAAGAGTGGCAGAGATGTCGATAAGTTCGAGGCTGTTCAATATAAATTGGGTGCCAACGGGGCACCTTATATCATCGACAGTGTACTGGCCTACATGGAGACGGAAGTGATTCAGGAAGTTGATGCCGGTACTCATAGCATCTTCATAGGTAAGGTAACCGGAGGGGAAGTTTTAAAAGAAGGAACTCCTATGACATATGCGCATTATCACCAGATAAAAAGAGGCTCGGTACCCAAAACGGCACCCTCTTATACCCTACCACAAAAAGAAAGGACGGATGATGCAATGGATAAATATGTATGTAATGTTTGTGGTTACGTCTATGACCCAGCCTTAGGTGACCCGGAAAACGATATTGCGCCGGATACCCCCTTTGAAAAGCTTCCCGATGATTGGGTTTGCCCTGTATGCGGGGCCGGGAAAGATGAGTTTGAAAAAGAAAGCTAA